The following nucleotide sequence is from Paenibacillus andongensis.
TGATGTCCGTGTTAAGACCGCTGTCAGCCATCCAGTTAATGAGATCGAGCGTATTATACAGGAAGTGAGGATTGATTTGCGATTGAAGTGCTTTCAGCTCCGCATTTTTCACTTCTTGTCCTAATCGATAATGCTCCTTATTCATAGAGCTAATTTGTTCAATCATGTAGTTGTAGGTCTGAATCAGCTCTCCAATTTCATCTTTACCTTGCGTCTGAGCCAGTGCGATTAAATTACCTTTCTGTACATCTCGCAAACGGCTTGTTAATTGTGAAATGCGCCGTGTGACCGAGAAGGAGAACAAATAGGCCAACAGGTAAGCAATTCCACTTACAATAAGCAAAATAACAAGCAAGTCATTGCGCAACTCATGGCTCTGTTGAACGACTTCATCTAGTGGAATAACCGTCACCATGCCCCAATTCGATGGGAGCTGCCGGTATAAATAGTAGTTATTATTGCTTTGCCAATTCATCGTGACCGCGTCGCTTGCAATATCCGGCAGGGTAAAGTCCAGGTCGGTAAGAGTTATAGGTTCAGATGCAAGTACGATCTGATGGTTCTGGTCGACTAAGAAAGTGGCGCTTTTCTTCACCACGTTGGCTTTTTTAAGCATAGAGCGCAGTGTCTCCGCCTGTACATCCACACGCAGCTGACCGATGGGCACCGAATAATTATTTGGATCCAGAATGCTTCTAACCACATAGAGGGAAGAGTTATCATGGGTAGCTTGAGAACCTAACTCTGGTGGCGAGCACCATAAATATTTGGCATGCAGTTCATTTAATCGAGCAAAGCAAGGGCTGTCAACCGTCTGGTCGAGAGGCAAGAAATTCTCCGATTCGTTGGCGAAAATAAACGCCTTCGGCACATAGAGGATAACCCGTGAAATATCAAGACTGTCCTGCATGGATCGGAGGAGCTGCTTCAGATTACTGTAATCTTGCAGCTCACGATTAATATTCTGCGTGATACTCGTGTCCATTAAGATATCAGAGATGGTGGTGTTCGATACCAGAATATTCGTCGTTTCGGCAATCCGCTGTACGCGGTAACTGAGGAACGAATACGTTTGGTCGAAGCCCTGCTTAGCCGAATACGTCACATGATTAATGATGATGGCAGACATTTTATCCGAAGCAATGAATTGATAGAAGCCAAGCGGAATCATGATCAGCAGCAAATAAGTAACCATGATTTTATGCCGCAATTTCGCGTTGTACAGCCATTTGCGTATCGTTTGAATCAAAGTAAACATCATAATTGGCATCGCTCCCGGTACTCGGAAGGTGTCATCCCCGTAGATTTGCGGAATATTTTCGCGAAATGCTCCCCGTCTTTAAACCCCACCTGTGAAGCGACGTCAAGCACTTTCAAACGATTATTTCGGAGCAAATCCTTCGCCTTTTCCATTCGGTATTCGGTGACGTACTGCTTAATGGTTTTGCCAGTTGCTTCTTTGAAAATTGAGATGAGATGCGAGGCAGTCATTTGCATATGATCACTGACATCTTGAACAGACAAGTTATCCTCAGCAAAATGCTGATGAATGTAACGAATGATCCGCGAGCTGGCAGATGACATGCTTCCGTTCCCGCGTTCCCTGAAGGCTTGCTTCAGTTCATCCAGCTTCTGGGTGATCACCTGATGGATATCATCTAGGAAGTGACATTCCAGAATAAGCTTCCACGGCACATTACTTTCTTCCGAGACATCGAACAGGATGACATTTCGGCTGCGAGCAAATTTGTCCATTTCCAAAGCAAAACGATAATAAAGCTCTTTGACGCTGACGATTAGCGTTCCAGGATGCTGGTGAATGTCTGTGGTGACCGTGCTCAACATACGGGAAATGTCCTCAAAGTTTTCCTCAATAAGTGCTTCTTGAAACCTGTTGACTAACTCAGCCGGCACTTGATAATGATCAGAATGCATTTCGCTGCCATAATTGTCATGCAGAATGACGGAACATGGTTTATGAAAAAATGATTCCTGAAGACGAAGGACAGCACTTGTGTACGACTCCTGCAGCCGTTTAACCGTTGGCACTATTTTTCCTGCGGCAATGGAGAAGGAATGAAATTCCTTTTTTAAGGCAGAAGAGAGCTCGTAACAAACGTGATGCAAACCACTGCTTCCTAAAGGCTCTATGCCGCTCGAAAATAAATGAAGGATGACATGATTGTCATCTTTCAGCGCATACAAGTAGGGATTTTCGAAGGTGGTCATTGCTGATTCAAGTGTGGAACTGATGATTTCTTTGGATGGTTGCGGCGTGATTAGCTTGGCCATGATCGTAACGGCAGGAGCCTGAAGTGATGCCTCGAATCCAACGGCCATCAGTCGCTTAACTAGCAATTTTTCGTCAAATCCCCCGCGAATGAGCTGGAGAGCTGCTTCTTGCTTGATATAGCTCTTATTATCTCTGGCTACCGCATCGTTCGCCAAGTGCCGCTGCTCTTCCAAGCAAATAGCTATTGCGCTTCGCAACGCTTCTTCCAGCTCCTCGATATCAATCGGCTTCTCCACATAGCTGACCGCTTTCAACGATATCGCTGCTTTTAAGTAATCTTTATCCGCGTAACCGCTCATAAAAACAATTTTACACAAAGGATACTTCCGGCGAAGGTGCGTAGCCAGCTCAATACCATCCATGCGCGGCATGCGAATATCCGTCAGCACAATATCGGGCTGAAATTGCTCAGCGATAGCAACCGCTTCTAGTCCATCGACCGCTTCGACAAGCTCGGTAATCCCGAGTTCTCCCCATGCAATCGATTTACGAATACCTTCTCTCGTGAATTTTTCATCCTCTGCGAAAAGAAGTTTCATAATTAAAATCGCCCCCAAGCATTTTTGAAGAAACTTATGATGTAAGGTTAAGATTAGCGCATATTAGCAAGCAAAGCCACTATCTTATGGGCTATCTGCAAAAGTTACAGGGAATCGATATTTTGTCGGGTTACTACGCTGCTTGGAACCTGTTAATTTAGTAACAGGAGAGACAACTAGAACCGGATGGGGGAACGAATAAAGATGAGAACAGGACTCCTGTATCGACTCAAGTCGAAGAAAACACTGCTGTTCATGATTGCACCGGCAGTCCTTTACTTCTTGCTTTTCAGCTATGTACCGATGGCCGGTATCGTGCTTGCGTTCAAGCAGTACCGCTATGATTTGGGCATTATGAACTCACCATGGGTGGGATTTGATAACTTCAAATTCTTCTTCATGACGGGTGATGCGTTTAGAGTCACGCGGAACACGATGCTTTACAATGCCGCTTTTATCCTTATTAATAATGTGCTTCAAATTGTGGTGGCGATCCTGATGGCCGAAATCGGCTCGAAACTGTTTCGCAAAACGGCGCAAACCCTTATGTTTCTACCGTATTTCTTATCCTGGGTCGTAGTTGGTGCTGTAGCGTACAATCTATTCAATTACGAGCATGGAACTGTGAATACATTACTTCGCTCCTTACAAATTCCTGAGCTTGATATATATACAACTCCGGAATATTGGAAGTATATTCTCGTCTTTTTCTCAGCGTGGAAAGCAGTTGGTTATGGGGCAGTGTTTTACATGGCATCCATTCTGAGTATTGATCGAGAAACGTATGAAGCTGCTGAAATTGACGGCGCCAATGTGTTTCAAAGGATTCGATATATTACAATTCCGTCCTTGCGTCCAACCATAACCATCCTTGTTCTACTAGCGATTGGCGGTATTTTCAGAGGAGATTTCGGACTATTTTATCAGCTTGTGGGCAACAATGGTCTGCTGTATCAAACGACGGATGTCATTGACACGTATGTGTATCGTTCCCTATTGGTCAACAATGAAATCGGGATGTCATCCGCAATTGGATTCTATCAATCCATCCTTTGTTTTGCGACCATTATGGTAACGAATTTCCTTGTGCGTAAATCGGATAAAGAGAATGCCTTATTTTAAACAGAATGCAATTTGCGGGGTGAACCTATGAGTACGATGAGTGTTAAAAAGAGTCATATCGATCAGCGGATACTGGATGTCATGGGCTATGTGTTGATCAGTTTGATCAGTTTGGCTTGTTTAATTCCTTTTATACTTATCATTAGCGGCTCGTTAACGAGCGAATCATCGATTACGAGCGATGGCTTTCGAATATGGCCCAAGGAGTTTTCTTGGGATGCCTATGCTTTTGCACTCAAACATCCACAGCAATTTGTTAGTTCTTACCTGCTGACCATTGCATTAACCGTAACGGGAACGATTGTAGGACTGTTCATCTCAGCGATGGCTGCGTATGTCCTGCAGCGTCAGGATTTTGAGTGGCGAGGCGGATTTTCCTTCTTTTTCTACTTCACAACCCTATTTAATGGCGGACTTGTACCTTGGTACATCTTAATGGTTAACTACTTACACATGAAGAATACCTTCTGGTCGCTGCTCTTGCCGCCGCTTTTAAATGTGTTCTATATTATCATCTTACGAACGTTTTTACGGAGCATACCGGACGCTATTACGGAATCTGCGAAGATTGACGGAGCAGGGGATTTCACGATTTTTATCCGATTAATTCTGCCGCTAGCCAAACCGGGACTGGCCACGATTGGACTGTTCACCGCACTGAATTATTGGAACGATTGGTTTAACTCGCTGCTGTTTGTACAGAATGAGAAACTGTATACCCTGCAATATTTACTTTATAAAATGCTGGGCAATCTCGAGGGCATTCGCAAAGTTATGGCCATTACAGGTATGCAGGTTACGGAGTTGCCTGGTGAAAGTTTGAAAATGGCGCTCGCTATTCTGGTTACAGGACCGATCATATTCTTATATCCGTTCGTACAGCGTTATTTCGTGCAAGGCTTAACCGTTGGAGCTGTAAAAGGGTAACCCCGGGAATTCAAATTCCCGGTTATCATAAATTATCTATCTTTTATAAGGGGAGAAAAAAATGGCATACACCAAGAAATTAGCAAAGCTCAGTCTAGCATCACTTTTCGTGATGGGTACTGTATTGACAGCTTGCGGCACGAAGGATGCATCACCGACACCTGGTACGTCTGCGACACCTCAAGCAAGCGCTTCCGCAACTTCTAGCAATGGTATTGATACAAGTAAAGAAGTAAAGCTGAAAATGGTTCTGCTTGGTTCCAAGCCAAAAGCTTTTGATGAGGTTTATGGTGAAGTTAATAAAATCATGAAGGAAAAGATTAATGCGACGCTTGATGTTAGCTTCTTAGATTGGGGCGAGTATCAACAGAAATATCCGCTTATGTTCGCAGCTAACGAGGATTTCGATCTCGTATTCTCCGCTACATGGTCCTACTATGCACAGCAAGCTACGAAAAACGGCTATATGGAATTGACAGAAGATATGATTAAGAAGTTTGCTCCGAAAACATGGGCGGAAGAGCCAAAAGTAGCATGGGAGCAAGCGAAAATCAACGGTAAAATTTATATGATTCCACAAAACAATTTCGAGTACAGTTACCATATGGTCGGTATCCGCGGAGACTTGCGTCAAAAATACAATTTGCCGGAACTGAAGACGTATGATGACTATGTGACATATTTGAAAACGGTTGCGGAGAAAGAGAAGGATTTTAAACCAAGTATCGGTGTTAGTGAGTTTAATGCCATTGAATTGGTTCAACCGAATGAATGGAACTTCGTTGTGCCTCAACTGCCGGTCGCTTATAAAGTAACGGATGGTTCCGGTAAATTATTTAACTATGTAGATACACCTGAGTTCGCCGATTTTGCTAAGAAAATGAATGATACCCAAAAAACAGGTGCTTGGTCCCGAGATGCCATTGCCAATAAAGTTGACAAAACACAAGCGTTCAAAGACGGTAAACTAGCTTCCGTGGAATGGAATTTAGGAACATTATTGCGTGCAAAATCCGAAATGCTAACCACACATCCCGATTGGAAAGTAGAGCTGTATGATCTGAGTCCAGACAAAAAGCGTCTCTCCAATCCGTTCATCAATAATGGGATGTCCATCCATGCTGGTTCGAAAAACTACGAGCGTGGTTTAATGGCGATTGATTTACTCCGTTATGATCCTGAAATTCATGACCTAACGAATTATGGGATTAAAGGCAAACACTACGAGCCTGTAGGTAACGATCAGTTCAAACCCCTTCCTGCCTCTGCTGATTTCCCTCCATCCGGTACGGATCCATGGGGTTGGAATTCCTTGCATGAACGGTTGGATTCCACAGTAGCTGCTGAAACACAAAAATTCACAGAAAACTGGAAAAAGACAGTGACTGTCAACCATCCGTTAGAGACATTTACGTTTGATGATACCAAAGTGAAAAATGAAGTTGCCGCTGTAAGCAACGTGATGGAGACTTACGGTAAACCGCTCTTCTATGGTTTGGTTGATCCTACCGATGATAAGCATGGTCTGAAAGTTTTTAATGATAAGCTGAAGCAAGCAGGCATTGAGAAAGTTGTTGCTGAAATGCAGAATCAAGCTAATCCGGTGATTGCGAAAAAATAAGTTGGAGAGAGGTCCGCTTCCTGTTGTCAGGAGGCGGTTTTTTTCAATTCACTCAAAGCGACCCCTCCAAAAATAGGAAAGATGTCGAATATGTTAGGGGAGTTAATAAATCCCAACAACTGAGGAGTCGTTATTATGAAAATGAACAAGCCCTGGATGATCACAGCTACATGTATTGTTGTAACTAGCCTTATGACAGGATCTGCCTTTGCAAAATCCGAAAATGGCAACAATGCTGATAAAGCGGATTCGTCTAAACCAGCAGTAGAACTGAATGTGAAAGTTAATGTAGATAAGGATGCAACCGTAACTTCCGATACATATGTTGGTAACCAAGGCAAGAACGGTTATCATGGCCTTCTTCATGCACTTGAGAATGTAAAAGATAAGCCGGCCGGAGCTGTTATTGCCGATCTTCTTTTGACGAACTACGGTGCTCACATTAGCGACGAATTAAAGGCTGAGCTTGATGCGATTAAAGACCGAGATGCTGCACTTTCTGCTGTTGCTGATGTTTTGGACGAGCAGGGAAGTGTAACCGATGCGGTTTATGTTCAAAAAGAAGCCGTAAAAGTTAACATAAAGAACTTGAATTCCTACAAGAAACTGGGCAAACTTTATGAAAAACTAGGAAAAAAAGGCGTGCTTTTGTATGTGAATGGTGAGGAGCCTACTTTGGAAGTGAACCCTTTCATTAAAGACGGCAGCACATTGGTACCATTCCGTGCGATTTCTGAGTCGCTAAAAGCTGAAGTAACATGGAACGCGGAAGAGCGTTCAGTAACAGTTACTCGTGGCGGAATTACAGTGAAGCTCTTTATCGATAGCACGAAAGCTACTGTAGACGGTAAAGAAGTAACACTGGAAGTTCCAGCGGCCATCGTTGAAGGCAACACGGTTGTACCGGTTCGTTTCATTAGCGAAGCTCTAAAAGCAACGGTTAAATGGGAAGAAGAAACGAAGTCCGTCGTGATTTACGAAGATAAATAAGTTTTAATTCATGTGGAGCTTACCTTCGGGTAGGCTCTTTGAGTTTAGTCGGTTTCCGATTATTGGTTATGAGGGTATTTATTTAGGTCGATAGAATGAACGGGTAATCGATAATTTATCGGGTATTTTTGTGCTGGTGAACCTGTTAAACTTGGATGCAATGAACGTAATATGAGTCCATACATTTATCCTAGAGGTGATCAGCTTGTCACAGAAATATCCGCCAATTAGCCCCAAATTACCTGTTTTCATGCACGGTGCCGATTATAATCCTGATCAGTGGCAACATGATCCGCATGTGTTGGAAGAAGACATTCGCATGATGAAGCTGGCCAAATGTAATGTGATGGCTGTCGGCATTTTTGCTTGGTCAGCGCTTGAGCCGGAGGAAGGTGTGTTCACCTTCGATTGGCTTGACCGAGTGCTTGACACATTCGCAGCGAACGGCATTTATGCGTGGTTGGCTACCCCGAGTGGCGCCAGACCATCGTGGATGGCGGAGCAATACCCGGAAGTGCTGCGGGTAGGTCCTAATCGGGTGCGCAATTTATTCGGTGCGCGTCATAATCATTGCTATACGTCTCCGGTCTATCGGGAGAAAGTCTCGATCATGAACAGGCTGTTGGCTGAGCGCTATGCGCAGCATCCTGCCGTAGTGGGTTGGCATATCTCCAACGAATATGGAGGGGAATGCCACTGTGACTATTGTCAGGAAGCTTTCCGCGAATGGCTGAAGCGTAAATACGCAACGCTGGATGCTCTGAACATGGCGTGGTGGACTTCATTTTGGAGCCATACGTATACAAATTGGTCTCAGATTGAATCTCCAGCACCTCATGGCGAGAATTTGGTCCATGCGATGAATTTGGATTGGAAACGGTTCGTGACGGATCAAACGGTTGATTTCTGCCGTCATGAAATCGAGCCTCTGAAGGCAGTTAATACCGAGCTGCCCGTAACGACGAATCTCATGGACGCTTACGAAGGTCTTAATTATTGGAAGTTCGCCAATGTTCTGGATGTCATCTCTTGGGATGCTTATCCAACTTGGCATGATGCGTCAGATCAGAGCAATCTAGCCGCATGGTTCTCTCTCAATCATGATATGTTTCGCTCGCTTGGGGGCGGTAAGCCTTTCCTGCTAATGGAGAGTACACCGAGCTTAACGAATTGGCAGCCTGTCTCTAAGCTGAAAAAGCCGGGCATGCATCTTCTTTCTTCTTTGCAAGCCGTGGCACATGGATCTGACTCTGTTCAGTATTTCCAGTGGCGCAAAAGCCGAGGAGCCAGCGAGAAGCTGCATGGAGCGGTGATTGATCACGTGGGTCATGAGCATACGCGTGTATTTCAAGATGTAGCTGAGCTTGGCGGTGCTCTGGAGAAGCTGACTGATCTCATCGGGACACGAGTGCCCGCACAAACAGCCATTATTTTCGACTGGGAAAATCGCTGGGCCGTTAAGGATTCGCAAGGTCCTCGTAATAGGGGGATCAAATACGAACAAACGGTGTTAAGTCACTATCGTGCCTTTTGGGAACAAGGTGTTCCTGTCGATGTTATCGATATGGACTGTGATTTCAGCAAATATAAGCTTATTGTAGCGCCAATGCTATATTTGGTACGTCCAGGCGTCGGTGAGCGGATCGAACAGTTTGTCGCGAATGGGGGAACCTTCGTCACTACCTACTGGTCTGGAATCGTGGATGAGAATGACCTTTGCTTCCAAGGTGGCTTCCCGGGACCGCTTCGCAAAACGCTGGGCATCTGGTCTGAGGAGATCGACGGACTGCATGATCATGAAGTGAATCGTGTTCTCTTCACAGAGGGCAATGCGCTTCAAATCACAGGTGAATATGAGGTTCGTGAGCTGTGCGAGCTGATTCATACAGAAGGTGCTCAGACTCTTGCTGTCTATGGTGATGACTTCTACGCAGGTCGACCTGCGCTCACAGTCAATGCGGTCGGTAAAGGCAAAGCCTATTATATCGCTGCTCGTACGAATCAAACTTTCCAGAGCAGTTTCTATAAGCAGATCCTTAAAGAAGCGGGCATCGATGGTGCTCTACAAACAGACCTGCCTGCGGAGGTAACAGCTCAAATTCGTACGGACGGTGTGAATGAGTTCATCTTTCTCATGAATTTTAGCCGTAAAACACACGCCATTACACTAGATGAACAGGCATATACAGACATGCTAGCCTCGGATTCAGCGTTGTCTGTGAAGATCGGTTCGAGCTTGCAGCTCCAGCCTTACGGCGTTCGGATACTGAAGAGGAGTAAACGCTAGATTTCGTTGAAGAGTACCTAATTTCATAAACAGAAGAGGATGTCTGGTTACTAATTCCAGCATCCTTTTTTATAGATGTTTTGGGTTGGAGCGAACTTAACGAGAAGAAGTGACTACGGTTGAGGTAAGCCTGCAATTTTACATGCTTTTTTTTCTTTGAATAGCTCCTAATCGTAAAAGCCTGCAATCGTGCAGGCTTTACGGTTTTTTTTTATTTCAGGATGGAAAAGCTAAAAATTCCTGCATAATAGCAGGCGTTTTCTCTATTCCAGCGATTTTAATAAAATACCTGCACTTTCGCAGTTATTGTGGGGCTTGAATAATAGTTCTCCTCGACAGCTTCATAACAAAGATCGAGTAGGCTGCCAGCGATAAAATCGGTGGCCTGTTTTGCTAACGTTTTTTTAAAAATTTCTAGGCTATGTGGATTAATCAAAAATAAGAAATATTAAACCCAAAAAATTCTCTTTTTTTATAGGAAATTCGCCTTTATTCTTGATCTAAGACAAAAGAGCAAGAAATATAATAAGTAACCAATATATCAAATCCGCGCTCCACATCAGTACGATTAAATGGGTATGGGGAGGAGATAAGATTAATTGAAACCAATCATTCAACTACTGCATTTTGGCTATCATCAGATGATGAGCTGCATATTTCCTGTTGCGATCTTTGGAACTTTAGCTCTCTCTAGCCTAATAGCGGTACCTTTCATTCATCGTTATGATGCCATTCTACTTATACTGCTTGGCGTGCAATACATCATGTACCGCAGCGGTTTAGAGACACTTGATGAAATCAAAGTAATCTGTATATTTCATTTTATTGGATTGTTGCTGGAGTTATATAAGGTGAGGATGGGATCATGGTCATATCCTGAGCCTGGGTATACGAAGTTGCTCGGTGTCCCACTCTATAGCGGATTTATGTATGCAAGTGTAGCAAGCTTTATGTGTCAGGTGTGGTGGAGACTGCGGATGGACATGACTGGCTGGCCTGGTCTTAGGTCTTCGGGCCTGTTAGGAGGAGCCATCTATTTCAACTTTTTCACACATCATTTTATTCCCGATTTTCGTTGGTGGTTAACGGCACTTGTGTTTATTATCTTCAGGAAAACACAGATCATATATC
It contains:
- a CDS encoding cache domain-containing sensor histidine kinase — translated: MMFTLIQTIRKWLYNAKLRHKIMVTYLLLIMIPLGFYQFIASDKMSAIIINHVTYSAKQGFDQTYSFLSYRVQRIAETTNILVSNTTISDILMDTSITQNINRELQDYSNLKQLLRSMQDSLDISRVILYVPKAFIFANESENFLPLDQTVDSPCFARLNELHAKYLWCSPPELGSQATHDNSSLYVVRSILDPNNYSVPIGQLRVDVQAETLRSMLKKANVVKKSATFLVDQNHQIVLASEPITLTDLDFTLPDIASDAVTMNWQSNNNYYLYRQLPSNWGMVTVIPLDEVVQQSHELRNDLLVILLIVSGIAYLLAYLFSFSVTRRISQLTSRLRDVQKGNLIALAQTQGKDEIGELIQTYNYMIEQISSMNKEHYRLGQEVKNAELKALQSQINPHFLYNTLDLINWMADSGLNTDIKKVVKALARFYKVSLSSGKDIISLREELKHVSFYVQIQNIRFENKIDFQIHVPEELLDCAIPKITLQPIVENAILHGILGRTHREGTITISGARVNDNIHLIVKDDGVGMRATQVEDIMTGTSRSKISGSGYGVKNVIERIRHYFGEPANLTYRSVPGEGTEVEITIPATSGSEIL
- a CDS encoding response regulator, producing MKLLFAEDEKFTREGIRKSIAWGELGITELVEAVDGLEAVAIAEQFQPDIVLTDIRMPRMDGIELATHLRRKYPLCKIVFMSGYADKDYLKAAISLKAVSYVEKPIDIEELEEALRSAIAICLEEQRHLANDAVARDNKSYIKQEAALQLIRGGFDEKLLVKRLMAVGFEASLQAPAVTIMAKLITPQPSKEIISSTLESAMTTFENPYLYALKDDNHVILHLFSSGIEPLGSSGLHHVCYELSSALKKEFHSFSIAAGKIVPTVKRLQESYTSAVLRLQESFFHKPCSVILHDNYGSEMHSDHYQVPAELVNRFQEALIEENFEDISRMLSTVTTDIHQHPGTLIVSVKELYYRFALEMDKFARSRNVILFDVSEESNVPWKLILECHFLDDIHQVITQKLDELKQAFRERGNGSMSSASSRIIRYIHQHFAEDNLSVQDVSDHMQMTASHLISIFKEATGKTIKQYVTEYRMEKAKDLLRNNRLKVLDVASQVGFKDGEHFAKIFRKSTGMTPSEYRERCQL
- a CDS encoding ABC transporter permease, translating into MRTGLLYRLKSKKTLLFMIAPAVLYFLLFSYVPMAGIVLAFKQYRYDLGIMNSPWVGFDNFKFFFMTGDAFRVTRNTMLYNAAFILINNVLQIVVAILMAEIGSKLFRKTAQTLMFLPYFLSWVVVGAVAYNLFNYEHGTVNTLLRSLQIPELDIYTTPEYWKYILVFFSAWKAVGYGAVFYMASILSIDRETYEAAEIDGANVFQRIRYITIPSLRPTITILVLLAIGGIFRGDFGLFYQLVGNNGLLYQTTDVIDTYVYRSLLVNNEIGMSSAIGFYQSILCFATIMVTNFLVRKSDKENALF
- a CDS encoding carbohydrate ABC transporter permease: MSTMSVKKSHIDQRILDVMGYVLISLISLACLIPFILIISGSLTSESSITSDGFRIWPKEFSWDAYAFALKHPQQFVSSYLLTIALTVTGTIVGLFISAMAAYVLQRQDFEWRGGFSFFFYFTTLFNGGLVPWYILMVNYLHMKNTFWSLLLPPLLNVFYIIILRTFLRSIPDAITESAKIDGAGDFTIFIRLILPLAKPGLATIGLFTALNYWNDWFNSLLFVQNEKLYTLQYLLYKMLGNLEGIRKVMAITGMQVTELPGESLKMALAILVTGPIIFLYPFVQRYFVQGLTVGAVKG
- a CDS encoding ABC transporter substrate-binding protein → MAYTKKLAKLSLASLFVMGTVLTACGTKDASPTPGTSATPQASASATSSNGIDTSKEVKLKMVLLGSKPKAFDEVYGEVNKIMKEKINATLDVSFLDWGEYQQKYPLMFAANEDFDLVFSATWSYYAQQATKNGYMELTEDMIKKFAPKTWAEEPKVAWEQAKINGKIYMIPQNNFEYSYHMVGIRGDLRQKYNLPELKTYDDYVTYLKTVAEKEKDFKPSIGVSEFNAIELVQPNEWNFVVPQLPVAYKVTDGSGKLFNYVDTPEFADFAKKMNDTQKTGAWSRDAIANKVDKTQAFKDGKLASVEWNLGTLLRAKSEMLTTHPDWKVELYDLSPDKKRLSNPFINNGMSIHAGSKNYERGLMAIDLLRYDPEIHDLTNYGIKGKHYEPVGNDQFKPLPASADFPPSGTDPWGWNSLHERLDSTVAAETQKFTENWKKTVTVNHPLETFTFDDTKVKNEVAAVSNVMETYGKPLFYGLVDPTDDKHGLKVFNDKLKQAGIEKVVAEMQNQANPVIAKK
- a CDS encoding stalk domain-containing protein; translation: MKMNKPWMITATCIVVTSLMTGSAFAKSENGNNADKADSSKPAVELNVKVNVDKDATVTSDTYVGNQGKNGYHGLLHALENVKDKPAGAVIADLLLTNYGAHISDELKAELDAIKDRDAALSAVADVLDEQGSVTDAVYVQKEAVKVNIKNLNSYKKLGKLYEKLGKKGVLLYVNGEEPTLEVNPFIKDGSTLVPFRAISESLKAEVTWNAEERSVTVTRGGITVKLFIDSTKATVDGKEVTLEVPAAIVEGNTVVPVRFISEALKATVKWEEETKSVVIYEDK
- a CDS encoding beta-galactosidase gives rise to the protein MHGADYNPDQWQHDPHVLEEDIRMMKLAKCNVMAVGIFAWSALEPEEGVFTFDWLDRVLDTFAANGIYAWLATPSGARPSWMAEQYPEVLRVGPNRVRNLFGARHNHCYTSPVYREKVSIMNRLLAERYAQHPAVVGWHISNEYGGECHCDYCQEAFREWLKRKYATLDALNMAWWTSFWSHTYTNWSQIESPAPHGENLVHAMNLDWKRFVTDQTVDFCRHEIEPLKAVNTELPVTTNLMDAYEGLNYWKFANVLDVISWDAYPTWHDASDQSNLAAWFSLNHDMFRSLGGGKPFLLMESTPSLTNWQPVSKLKKPGMHLLSSLQAVAHGSDSVQYFQWRKSRGASEKLHGAVIDHVGHEHTRVFQDVAELGGALEKLTDLIGTRVPAQTAIIFDWENRWAVKDSQGPRNRGIKYEQTVLSHYRAFWEQGVPVDVIDMDCDFSKYKLIVAPMLYLVRPGVGERIEQFVANGGTFVTTYWSGIVDENDLCFQGGFPGPLRKTLGIWSEEIDGLHDHEVNRVLFTEGNALQITGEYEVRELCELIHTEGAQTLAVYGDDFYAGRPALTVNAVGKGKAYYIAARTNQTFQSSFYKQILKEAGIDGALQTDLPAEVTAQIRTDGVNEFIFLMNFSRKTHAITLDEQAYTDMLASDSALSVKIGSSLQLQPYGVRILKRSKR
- a CDS encoding DUF817 domain-containing protein; translation: MKPIIQLLHFGYHQMMSCIFPVAIFGTLALSSLIAVPFIHRYDAILLILLGVQYIMYRSGLETLDEIKVICIFHFIGLLLELYKVRMGSWSYPEPGYTKLLGVPLYSGFMYASVASFMCQVWWRLRMDMTGWPGLRSSGLLGGAIYFNFFTHHFIPDFRWWLTALVFIIFRKTQIIYRVRTIIYRMPLTLAFFIVGFFIWLAENIATFFDAWKYPDQHQTWQMVSFSKISSWFLLVIISVIIVAQLKNVKASRTRNDLFSC